Proteins found in one Paenibacillus borealis genomic segment:
- a CDS encoding MerR family transcriptional regulator encodes MTLYRIGELAKAAGTSERTIDYYTKLGLITPESRSMKNYRLYNHETLVNLQRINQLKQEKYTLEEIKSLMGKWNAATPEAEVSGKLVQLELQMQQLEREVKALEPVISGLKPGQASRALAALIPQGVACMEAIRLLLTQGPPM; translated from the coding sequence ATGACCCTTTACCGGATCGGTGAGCTGGCCAAGGCGGCCGGCACGAGTGAACGTACCATTGATTATTATACGAAGCTCGGACTGATTACACCTGAATCAAGAAGCATGAAGAATTACCGTTTGTACAACCATGAAACCTTGGTCAATTTACAACGTATTAATCAGCTAAAGCAAGAGAAATATACATTGGAAGAAATCAAATCCCTGATGGGCAAATGGAACGCAGCTACACCGGAGGCCGAGGTCTCGGGCAAACTGGTCCAGCTTGAGCTTCAGATGCAGCAGCTTGAGCGTGAAGTTAAGGCTCTTGAACCGGTAATCAGCGGTTTGAAGCCCGGACAGGCCAGCCGGGCATTAGCAGCATTAATTCCACAAGGCGTTGCCTGCATGGAAGCGATCCGGCTTCTGCTGACACAGGGGCCGCCAATGTAA